Proteins encoded together in one Kutzneria kofuensis window:
- a CDS encoding class I SAM-dependent methyltransferase, protein MQRYYERDEEDGRLGGGAGLLELLRTKELVQRYLPAAPASVVDVGGGTGVHARWLAELGHRVDLVDAVPLHVGKAADISGVNAVLGDARKLDAADASYDFVLMCGPLYHLLTLEDRLAAWREAHRVLKPGGHVAAATISRFSSFHDGLYRDLFQHEEFRNLVKSTVVDGHHRPPEDRPFNWFTHTYFHRPEESVQEALEAGFLAPQVFAIEGSARALSDDEMEARFADPERRERLLWALRLVETEPSVLGVSSHLLTVGRKG, encoded by the coding sequence ATGCAGCGTTATTACGAGCGGGACGAAGAGGACGGGCGGCTCGGCGGGGGCGCCGGGCTGCTGGAACTGTTGCGCACCAAGGAACTCGTTCAGCGCTACCTGCCGGCGGCGCCCGCGTCCGTTGTGGACGTCGGTGGCGGGACCGGGGTGCATGCGCGCTGGCTGGCCGAACTGGGCCACCGGGTCGACCTCGTCGACGCCGTGCCGCTGCACGTGGGTAAGGCGGCCGACATCTCCGGTGTGAACGCGGTTCTCGGCGACGCGCGTAAGCTGGACGCCGCCGACGCGTCGTACGACTTCGTGCTCATGTGCGGGCCGCTGTACCACCTGCTGACTCTTGAGGACCGGCTGGCCGCTTGGCGTGAGGCGCACCGGGTCCTGAAGCCCGGCGGACATGTCGCTGCCGCCACCATCTCGCGGTTCTCGTCCTTCCACGACGGCCTCTATCGGGATCTGTTCCAGCACGAGGAATTCCGGAACTTGGTCAAGTCCACTGTGGTCGATGGACATCACCGCCCGCCCGAGGACCGGCCGTTCAACTGGTTCACGCACACGTACTTCCATCGCCCCGAGGAGTCCGTCCAGGAGGCGTTGGAAGCGGGATTCCTTGCGCCGCAGGTGTTCGCCATCGAGGGCAGTGCGCGGGCGCTGTCCGACGACGAGATGGAGGCCCGGTTCGCCGACCCCGAGCGGCGCGAACGGCTGCTGTGGGCGCTGCGACTCGTCGAGACCGAGCCCAGTGTGCTGGGGGTCTCCTCGCACCTCCTCACGGTGGGGCGCAAGGGTTAG
- a CDS encoding SdrD B-like domain-containing protein, producing the protein MSRSRAKSTSILAAFTSLALVAGGAVLAPTAVAAGPTVPAGCVGGIAPNPSVEQTGSGGAPAGYTFAPASPVPSGTPNNKQPKLYTDGTYPQDGKLYALISTPDGNVSTAYASVPKVFPGGIYTLTDWTGTHASNLAQNGNDQYTGLRFYDSGGKQLAQTQLKVTHDVNTDNKVGRQDFAPYTAPAGTAAVKFFASTNYNWVKWDCVFLQLAAYSVQKEVQNPATGAWGPSATIPAGGTANYRITVTNEGTQQLTGITVNDPWCTTQPAGSPFTLAAGANKQLTCSHTNVAAGDDGHVNTATVSGVTSPGGKLPDQTAKATITVSTPTPPVTNKLGDFVWADTNRNGIQDNGEPGLQGVTATLKGPKAGTTTTDANGKYLFDNLPDGTYSVCFDLSKLPTQYADYKPTKQNAAGHNGTDSNADSAGCTASTTLGAAKRQDLTLDAGISGPPNQLGDYVWVDTNRNGLQDNGEAAVQGVTATLKNDQGTTLGTTATDANGKYLFDNLADGTYQVCFDLAKLPAKVGGYQLTQANAAGHNGTDSAADPSTSCTTTTTLGTGKRQDLTLDAGLVPPTNKLGDFVWLDSNKNGIQDGGEPGVPGVTVTLKGTAYKTTTDVDGKYLFDELPDGTYTACFDVSTAPAQYVGFTLTKPNAANHNGTDSTADAATKCAAPATLGPDKRQDLTLDAGLVSPPNKLGDFVWVDTNKNGIQDGGEPGVQGVPVTVKDNSGKVVGTATTDADGKYVVDNLNDGTYTVCFDLSKLPAKYGDYQLTKANAANHNGTDSAADPGSACTAPTTLGSGKREDMTLDAGIQPPVNRLGDYVWVDSNRNGIQDSGEPGVPGVTVTLKGTQSATTTTNGNGKYLFDNLPDGTYNVCFDLGKLPSQYGDYAVTKQNAVNHNGTDSAADNAGCTMTTTLGAGHRADMTLDAGIVNPPNKVGDYVWVDTNHNGIQDGGEPGLSGVTVNLTGTQTASTTTDGNGKYLFDNLPDGTYQVCVELSKLPATYGDYIFTQQNAAKHNGTDSAVGTNGCTAETTVGLGHRSDLTLDAGISAPANRLGDFVWVDGNHNGIQDAGEPGVPGVSVTLKGATTGSTTTDANGKYAFDNLPDGTYTVCFDVAKLPAQYGDYALTKQNAASHNGTDSAADTAGCTMTTTLGVGHRQDLTLDAGISAPPNQLGDFVWVDGNRNGIQDAGEPGVQGVAVTLKGTAYATTTDAGGKYLFDNLPDGTYTVCFDVAKLPAQYGEYQVTKLNVANHNGTDSAADPANGCTKSTTLGVGHRKDLTLDAGIVAPANRIGDFVWSDKNGNGIQDAGESGIPGVTVTLKGTSYSTTTDASGKYLFDNLPDGTYTVCFAVTGKYAVTKQNAANHNGTDSAATPASGCTPSTTVGAGHRQDLSMDCGVVPQAAPVTPGVPTDREPAELAYTGADSAGLVALAGWLLAIGGGLVLLTRRRRTNS; encoded by the coding sequence GTGAGCAGGTCACGCGCCAAATCAACGTCGATACTGGCCGCATTCACGTCGCTAGCACTGGTGGCCGGTGGCGCCGTGCTCGCGCCGACGGCGGTGGCCGCCGGGCCGACTGTGCCGGCCGGCTGTGTCGGCGGCATCGCGCCCAACCCGAGCGTCGAGCAGACGGGTAGCGGCGGCGCCCCCGCCGGCTACACGTTCGCGCCGGCCTCGCCGGTGCCGTCGGGCACCCCGAACAACAAGCAGCCCAAGCTGTACACCGACGGCACCTACCCCCAGGACGGCAAGCTCTACGCGCTGATCTCCACGCCGGACGGCAACGTCAGCACCGCGTACGCGAGCGTGCCGAAGGTGTTCCCCGGCGGCATCTACACGCTGACCGACTGGACCGGCACGCACGCGTCCAACCTGGCCCAGAACGGCAACGACCAGTACACCGGCCTGCGGTTCTACGACTCCGGCGGCAAGCAGCTGGCGCAGACCCAGTTGAAGGTCACGCACGACGTCAACACCGACAACAAGGTCGGGCGGCAGGACTTCGCGCCGTACACCGCGCCCGCCGGCACCGCGGCGGTGAAATTCTTCGCGTCCACCAATTACAACTGGGTGAAATGGGACTGCGTCTTCCTCCAGCTCGCCGCGTACAGCGTGCAGAAGGAGGTGCAGAACCCGGCCACCGGCGCCTGGGGCCCGAGCGCCACGATTCCGGCCGGCGGCACCGCGAACTACCGCATCACCGTCACGAACGAAGGCACGCAGCAGCTGACCGGCATCACGGTGAACGACCCGTGGTGCACGACGCAGCCCGCTGGCAGTCCCTTCACGCTGGCCGCGGGCGCGAACAAGCAGCTGACCTGCTCACACACCAACGTCGCGGCCGGCGATGACGGCCACGTCAACACCGCCACGGTGTCCGGCGTGACGTCTCCCGGCGGCAAGTTGCCGGACCAGACGGCGAAGGCGACGATCACCGTCTCCACGCCCACCCCGCCGGTGACCAACAAGCTCGGCGACTTCGTCTGGGCGGACACCAACCGCAACGGCATCCAGGACAACGGCGAGCCGGGCCTCCAGGGCGTCACGGCGACGCTGAAGGGCCCGAAGGCCGGCACCACGACCACCGATGCCAACGGCAAGTACCTGTTCGACAACCTGCCCGACGGCACCTACAGCGTCTGCTTCGACCTGTCCAAGCTGCCGACGCAGTACGCCGACTACAAGCCGACCAAGCAGAACGCGGCCGGCCACAACGGCACCGACTCCAACGCCGACTCCGCCGGCTGCACCGCGTCCACCACGCTCGGCGCGGCCAAGCGGCAGGACCTCACGCTGGACGCCGGCATCTCGGGGCCGCCCAACCAGCTCGGCGACTATGTCTGGGTCGACACCAACCGCAACGGCCTCCAGGACAACGGTGAAGCCGCCGTCCAGGGCGTCACAGCGACCCTGAAGAACGACCAGGGCACGACGCTGGGCACGACGGCCACCGACGCCAACGGCAAGTACCTGTTCGACAACCTGGCCGACGGCACCTACCAGGTGTGCTTCGACCTGGCCAAGCTGCCGGCGAAGGTCGGGGGCTACCAGCTGACGCAGGCCAACGCCGCTGGTCACAACGGCACCGACTCCGCCGCCGACCCGTCGACCTCGTGCACCACCACGACGACGCTGGGCACCGGCAAGCGGCAGGACCTGACGCTGGACGCCGGCCTGGTGCCGCCGACGAACAAGCTCGGCGACTTCGTCTGGCTGGACAGCAACAAGAACGGCATCCAGGACGGCGGCGAGCCGGGCGTTCCGGGCGTCACCGTGACGCTGAAGGGCACCGCGTACAAGACGACCACCGACGTGGACGGAAAGTACCTGTTCGACGAGCTGCCGGACGGCACCTACACGGCGTGCTTCGACGTGAGCACCGCCCCGGCGCAGTACGTCGGCTTCACCCTCACCAAGCCGAATGCCGCCAACCACAACGGGACGGACTCGACCGCCGACGCGGCGACCAAGTGCGCCGCGCCGGCCACGCTGGGCCCGGACAAGCGCCAGGACCTCACCCTGGACGCCGGTCTCGTCAGCCCGCCGAACAAGCTCGGTGACTTCGTCTGGGTCGACACCAACAAGAACGGCATCCAGGACGGCGGCGAGCCCGGTGTCCAGGGCGTTCCGGTGACGGTCAAGGACAACTCCGGCAAGGTCGTCGGCACGGCCACCACCGACGCCGATGGCAAGTACGTCGTCGACAACCTCAACGACGGCACCTACACCGTCTGCTTCGACCTGTCCAAGCTCCCCGCGAAGTACGGCGACTACCAGCTGACCAAGGCCAATGCCGCCAACCACAACGGGACCGACTCCGCGGCGGACCCCGGCAGCGCCTGCACCGCGCCGACCACGCTCGGCTCGGGCAAGCGGGAGGACATGACACTGGACGCCGGCATCCAGCCGCCGGTGAACCGCCTCGGCGACTACGTCTGGGTGGACAGCAACCGCAACGGCATCCAGGACAGCGGCGAGCCGGGCGTGCCGGGCGTCACCGTGACGTTGAAGGGCACGCAGTCGGCGACGACCACCACGAACGGCAACGGCAAGTACCTCTTCGACAACCTGCCGGACGGCACCTACAACGTCTGCTTCGATCTGGGCAAGCTGCCGTCGCAGTACGGCGACTACGCGGTGACCAAGCAGAACGCCGTCAACCACAACGGCACCGACTCGGCGGCGGACAACGCCGGCTGCACGATGACCACCACGCTGGGCGCCGGGCACCGGGCCGACATGACCTTGGACGCGGGCATCGTGAACCCGCCGAACAAGGTCGGTGACTACGTCTGGGTCGACACCAACCACAACGGCATCCAGGACGGCGGTGAGCCGGGCCTGTCCGGCGTGACGGTGAACCTGACCGGCACGCAGACGGCGTCGACCACCACGGACGGCAACGGCAAGTACCTGTTCGACAACCTGCCGGACGGCACCTACCAGGTGTGCGTGGAGTTGTCGAAACTCCCGGCCACATATGGGGATTACATCTTCACGCAGCAGAACGCCGCCAAGCACAACGGCACCGACTCGGCCGTCGGGACCAACGGCTGCACGGCGGAGACGACGGTCGGCCTCGGCCACCGCTCGGATCTGACGCTGGACGCCGGCATCTCCGCGCCGGCCAACCGGCTCGGCGACTTCGTCTGGGTGGACGGCAACCACAACGGCATCCAGGACGCCGGTGAGCCCGGCGTGCCGGGCGTCTCCGTGACGCTGAAGGGTGCCACCACGGGCAGCACGACGACCGACGCCAACGGCAAGTACGCCTTCGACAACCTGCCCGACGGCACGTACACGGTCTGCTTCGACGTCGCGAAGTTGCCCGCGCAGTACGGGGATTACGCGCTGACGAAGCAGAACGCCGCCAGCCACAACGGCACCGACTCCGCGGCCGACACCGCCGGCTGCACGATGACCACCACGCTCGGGGTCGGGCACCGGCAGGACCTCACGCTGGACGCCGGCATCTCCGCGCCGCCGAACCAGCTGGGCGACTTCGTGTGGGTGGACGGCAACCGCAACGGCATCCAGGACGCCGGTGAACCCGGCGTACAGGGCGTCGCCGTGACGCTCAAGGGCACCGCGTACGCCACGACCACGGATGCCGGCGGCAAGTACCTGTTCGACAACCTGCCCGACGGCACATACACGGTCTGCTTCGACGTGGCCAAGCTGCCGGCGCAGTACGGCGAATACCAGGTGACCAAGCTGAACGTCGCCAACCACAACGGCACCGACTCCGCGGCGGACCCGGCCAACGGCTGCACGAAGTCGACGACGCTCGGCGTCGGCCACCGCAAGGACCTGACCCTGGACGCCGGCATCGTGGCGCCGGCCAACCGGATCGGCGACTTCGTCTGGTCGGACAAGAACGGCAACGGCATCCAGGACGCGGGCGAGTCCGGTATCCCGGGCGTCACCGTCACGCTGAAGGGCACCTCGTACAGCACGACCACGGATGCCAGCGGCAAGTACCTGTTCGACAACCTGCCCGACGGCACATACACGGTGTGCTTCGCGGTGACCGGCAAGTACGCGGTGACCAAGCAGAACGCGGCCAACCACAACGGCACCGACTCGGCGGCGACGCCGGCCTCGGGCTGCACGCCGAGCACCACGGTCGGGGCCGGGCACCGGCAGGACCTGTCGATGGACTGCGGCGTCGTGCCGCAGGCCGCGCCGGTCACCCCGGGCGTGCCGACCGACCGTGAGCCGGCCGAGCTGGCCTACACCGGTGCGGACAGCGCGGGCCTGGTGGCGCTGGCCGGATGGCTGCTGGCCATCGGCGGCGGGCTGGTGCTGCTGACCCGCAGGAGGAGGACGAACAGCTGA
- a CDS encoding MBOAT family O-acyltransferase produces MNFVSPLFLWYFVPVVLLAVLVTPRGWRNGVVAVASLVFYAAGAGPTTVLLLCSMAINYLAGLVLEPATSRLGENDRRVVLAGVIAVNLAALVVWKYAGFLTEQANNIAKLFGGGVQVAQVALPIGISFYTFHHISYLVDIHRGERTAARNPVAFIAYIAMFPQLVAGPIVRYREIADQLPQQRFHRLDDFAAGFPRFALGLSKKVIVADQLGPVVATCFDTSPHEMTFGIAWLGAIAYTLQLYFDFSGYSDMAIGLGRMLGFRLPENFARPYSSVTVTEFWRRWHMSLSRWFRDYVYIPLGGNRHGVAKTYRNLGIVFVLTGFWHGANWTFLVWGLYHGALLVIERGLGTGKAPDVPLHRLLRRAGTLLLVVFGWVLFRAPDLGQALVMMGHMLIPDFAGLGDVVGPTLNNQRTLVLLLALLIVLMPARPATGRFLESARSRPAVALRAAVMVLGLPYAAILLASGTFSPFLYYQF; encoded by the coding sequence ATGAACTTCGTCAGCCCGCTGTTCCTGTGGTACTTCGTGCCGGTCGTGCTGCTGGCCGTGCTCGTCACGCCACGCGGTTGGCGCAACGGCGTTGTCGCCGTGGCCAGCCTGGTGTTCTACGCCGCGGGCGCCGGGCCGACGACGGTGCTGCTGCTGTGCAGCATGGCCATCAACTACCTGGCCGGCCTGGTGCTCGAACCGGCGACCAGCCGGCTCGGCGAGAACGACCGCCGGGTCGTGCTGGCCGGTGTGATCGCCGTCAACCTCGCCGCGCTGGTGGTGTGGAAGTACGCCGGATTCCTCACCGAACAGGCGAACAACATCGCCAAGCTGTTCGGTGGCGGCGTGCAGGTGGCGCAGGTCGCACTGCCCATCGGCATCTCGTTCTACACGTTCCACCACATCTCGTACCTGGTGGACATCCACCGCGGCGAACGCACCGCCGCGCGCAATCCCGTGGCCTTCATCGCCTACATCGCGATGTTCCCGCAGCTGGTCGCCGGGCCGATCGTGCGGTACCGGGAGATCGCCGATCAGTTGCCGCAGCAACGATTTCACCGCCTCGACGACTTCGCCGCCGGCTTTCCCCGGTTCGCGCTGGGGCTGAGCAAGAAGGTCATCGTCGCCGACCAGCTCGGGCCGGTCGTCGCCACCTGCTTCGACACCTCGCCGCACGAGATGACCTTCGGCATCGCCTGGCTCGGCGCGATCGCGTACACCCTGCAGCTGTACTTCGACTTCTCCGGCTATTCGGACATGGCCATCGGTCTCGGACGAATGCTCGGTTTCCGGCTGCCCGAGAACTTCGCCCGCCCGTACTCGTCGGTCACCGTCACCGAGTTCTGGCGGCGCTGGCACATGTCCCTGTCGCGGTGGTTCCGCGACTACGTCTACATCCCGCTCGGCGGCAACCGCCACGGCGTGGCCAAGACGTACCGGAATCTCGGGATCGTCTTCGTCCTCACCGGTTTCTGGCACGGCGCCAACTGGACGTTCCTGGTCTGGGGCCTGTACCACGGGGCCCTGCTGGTGATCGAGCGTGGCCTCGGCACCGGCAAGGCCCCCGATGTTCCCCTGCACCGCCTGCTCCGCCGCGCCGGCACCCTGCTGCTCGTCGTCTTCGGCTGGGTGCTCTTCCGCGCCCCCGACCTCGGGCAGGCGCTGGTGATGATGGGGCACATGCTCATCCCCGACTTCGCCGGCCTCGGTGACGTCGTCGGCCCCACCCTCAACAACCAGCGCACCCTCGTCCTGCTGCTGGCGCTGCTCATCGTCCTGATGCCCGCCCGCCCCGCCACCGGCCGCTTCCTCGAGTCCGCCCGCAGCCGCCCCGCCGTGGCCCTGCGCGCCGCCGTCATGGTGCTCGGCCTGCCCTACGCCGCCATCCTGTTGGCGTCCGGCACCTTCAGCCCTTTCCTCTACTACCAGTTCTGA
- a CDS encoding RidA family protein, producing the protein MNRRSASSGSPLEPRIGFSRAVRIGPWVAVAGTAPIGVVTDDLHAQTVRCFDIAEQALADVGASLDDVIRTRIMLTDIARWEDAARAHGERFHDVRPACTFVQVSGFIDPAWLVEIEIDAVVGQNW; encoded by the coding sequence GTGAACCGGCGGTCCGCTTCCTCCGGTTCACCCCTGGAGCCGCGAATCGGCTTCTCCCGTGCGGTCCGCATCGGGCCCTGGGTGGCCGTCGCCGGCACCGCCCCGATCGGCGTCGTCACCGACGACCTCCACGCGCAGACCGTGCGCTGCTTCGACATCGCCGAGCAGGCTCTGGCCGACGTCGGCGCCTCGCTCGACGACGTCATCCGGACCAGGATCATGCTCACCGACATCGCCCGCTGGGAGGACGCCGCCCGGGCCCACGGCGAGCGTTTCCACGACGTGCGCCCCGCTTGCACCTTCGTCCAGGTCAGCGGTTTCATCGACCCCGCCTGGCTCGTCGAGATCGAGATCGATGCCGTGGTCGGTCAGAACTGGTAG
- the cysS gene encoding cysteine--tRNA ligase — protein MSLHLYDTATRSLRAFQPARSGTVSIYECGATVQGVPHIGHIRGAINFDVLRRWLAHDGTDVLHVRNVTDIDDKVLAKAAAAGRPWWEWAATHERVFLDAYESLGCLPASVSPRATGHVTQMVELMQRLIDAGHAYAADGDVYFSVASFPEYGALSGQKLDEVAQGESAATGKRDPRDFTLWKGAKPGEPSWPTPWGAGRPGWHLECSAMSTYYLGPEFDIHGGGLDLVFPHHENEQAQSRAAGDPFSRYWMHWSWVTMSGEKMSKSLGNVVSIPQMLTKARAVELRYYLVGPHYRSTIEYSDAALDEAVSAYGRIENFLQRVVQQTGSVEPGVLCADFTAAMDDDLATPAALAAVHSTVREGNVALDAGDQDAARGAAGSVRAMMDVLGLDPLSDKWSRSSTADNSMQQALDVLVGHLLEERQRARAERDFATADLLRDRLSKAGITVEDTPGGPKWSL, from the coding sequence GTGAGCCTTCACCTCTACGACACCGCGACCCGCAGTCTGCGGGCGTTCCAGCCTGCGCGCAGTGGAACCGTGTCGATCTACGAGTGTGGGGCCACAGTGCAGGGCGTGCCGCACATCGGCCACATCCGTGGCGCGATCAACTTCGACGTGCTGCGGCGCTGGCTGGCGCACGACGGCACCGACGTGCTGCACGTGCGCAACGTCACCGACATCGACGACAAGGTGCTGGCGAAGGCCGCCGCGGCCGGTCGCCCCTGGTGGGAGTGGGCGGCCACGCACGAGCGCGTGTTCCTGGACGCCTACGAGTCGCTGGGCTGCCTGCCGGCCTCGGTGTCGCCGCGTGCCACCGGGCACGTGACGCAGATGGTCGAGCTGATGCAGCGGCTGATCGACGCCGGGCACGCCTACGCCGCCGACGGCGACGTGTACTTCTCGGTCGCGTCGTTCCCGGAGTACGGCGCGCTGTCCGGGCAGAAGCTGGACGAGGTGGCCCAGGGCGAGTCCGCGGCCACCGGCAAGCGGGACCCGCGCGACTTCACCCTGTGGAAGGGCGCCAAGCCCGGCGAGCCGTCCTGGCCGACGCCCTGGGGCGCCGGCCGGCCCGGCTGGCACCTGGAGTGCTCCGCGATGTCCACGTACTACCTGGGCCCGGAGTTCGACATCCACGGCGGCGGGCTGGACCTGGTGTTCCCGCACCACGAGAACGAGCAGGCGCAGTCCCGGGCCGCCGGCGACCCGTTCTCCCGGTACTGGATGCACTGGTCATGGGTCACCATGAGCGGCGAGAAGATGTCCAAGTCGCTGGGCAACGTGGTGTCCATCCCGCAGATGCTGACCAAGGCGCGGGCCGTGGAGCTGCGCTACTACCTGGTCGGCCCGCACTACCGGTCGACCATCGAGTACTCGGACGCGGCGTTGGACGAGGCCGTGTCGGCGTACGGGCGGATCGAGAACTTCCTGCAGCGGGTGGTGCAGCAGACCGGCAGCGTGGAGCCCGGTGTGCTGTGCGCCGACTTCACCGCCGCGATGGACGACGACCTGGCCACCCCGGCCGCGCTCGCCGCCGTGCACAGCACCGTGCGCGAGGGCAACGTGGCGTTGGACGCCGGTGACCAGGACGCGGCCCGCGGCGCGGCCGGCTCGGTGCGCGCCATGATGGACGTGCTCGGGCTGGACCCGTTGTCCGACAAGTGGTCGCGATCGTCCACTGCGGACAACTCGATGCAGCAGGCGCTCGACGTGCTCGTCGGCCACCTGCTGGAGGAACGGCAGCGGGCCCGGGCGGAGCGCGACTTCGCGACCGCCGACCTGCTGCGCGACCGGCTGTCCAAGGCCGGCATCACCGTCGAGGACACCCCCGGCGGTCCTAAGTGGAGCTTGTGA
- a CDS encoding carboxymuconolactone decarboxylase family protein, translated as MTEHDDRQARFDRGMALLNEVSGGIGPAVVESLADVSPELGHQLVAWGFGEIYSRPQLVPRDRQLVTIGMLTALGGCEPQLRVHVNTSLNVGLTPAEIIEAMLQAAGYCGFPRALNATNVAKEVFAERGLLPVDGAQ; from the coding sequence ATGACCGAGCACGATGATCGGCAGGCCCGGTTCGACCGGGGAATGGCGCTGCTGAACGAGGTCAGCGGGGGGATCGGACCGGCGGTCGTCGAATCCCTCGCCGACGTGTCTCCCGAACTGGGGCACCAGCTCGTCGCCTGGGGCTTCGGCGAGATCTACTCGCGGCCGCAGCTGGTGCCGCGGGACCGGCAGCTGGTCACCATCGGCATGCTGACCGCGCTCGGCGGCTGCGAACCGCAGCTGCGCGTGCACGTCAACACCTCGCTCAACGTCGGCCTCACGCCGGCCGAGATCATCGAGGCGATGCTGCAGGCCGCCGGCTACTGCGGCTTTCCCCGTGCGCTCAACGCCACCAACGTGGCCAAGGAGGTCTTCGCCGAGCGCGGACTGCTGCCGGTCGACGGCGCGCAGTGA
- the rlmB gene encoding 23S rRNA (guanosine(2251)-2'-O)-methyltransferase RlmB — MAGNSQRRGAMRKAGTKKGAVVGSGGQRSKGLEGKGPTPKAKERTGHPAQRKANAAAARQEQQQKRQKKAANSAETVAGRNPVVECLRAGVPATALYVAIGIDTDERVAESIKLAGNRGISVLEVARGELDRITAGAMHQGLGLQVPPFEYSHPDELLRQAHDSGEPPLLVALDGVTDPRNLGAVVRSAAAFGAQGVLLPQRRSASMTAVAWRTSAGTAAKMPIAIATNLTRTLKDWASEGLMVIGLDADATISVDELELATGPLVVVVGSEGRGLSRLVRETCDQTVSIPMAAGVESLNASVAAGVVLAEVARRRRVAGRI; from the coding sequence ATGGCGGGTAACTCCCAGCGGCGTGGCGCCATGCGCAAGGCCGGCACGAAGAAGGGCGCCGTCGTCGGCTCGGGTGGCCAGCGCTCCAAGGGCCTGGAGGGCAAGGGGCCGACGCCGAAGGCCAAGGAGCGCACCGGGCATCCGGCACAGCGCAAGGCCAACGCCGCCGCCGCGCGCCAGGAGCAGCAGCAGAAGCGGCAGAAGAAGGCGGCCAACTCGGCCGAGACGGTCGCCGGCCGCAACCCGGTCGTGGAGTGCCTGCGGGCCGGCGTGCCGGCCACCGCGCTGTACGTGGCGATCGGCATCGACACCGACGAGCGCGTCGCCGAGTCGATCAAGCTCGCCGGCAACCGGGGCATCTCCGTGCTGGAGGTCGCCCGCGGCGAGCTGGACCGGATCACCGCCGGCGCCATGCACCAGGGCCTCGGGCTGCAGGTGCCGCCGTTCGAGTACAGCCACCCCGACGAGCTGCTCCGGCAGGCGCACGACAGCGGCGAGCCGCCGCTGCTCGTCGCCCTGGACGGCGTCACCGACCCCCGCAACCTCGGTGCGGTCGTGCGCTCCGCCGCCGCGTTCGGCGCGCAGGGCGTGCTGCTGCCGCAGCGGCGCAGCGCGAGCATGACCGCCGTGGCCTGGCGGACCAGCGCCGGCACCGCGGCCAAGATGCCGATCGCGATCGCCACCAACCTCACGAGGACGCTGAAGGACTGGGCGTCCGAGGGCCTGATGGTGATCGGTCTCGACGCCGACGCCACCATCTCCGTCGACGAGCTCGAACTCGCCACCGGGCCGCTGGTCGTCGTCGTCGGCTCGGAGGGGCGCGGGCTGTCCCGGCTGGTGCGGGAGACCTGCGACCAGACCGTGTCCATCCCGATGGCCGCCGGCGTCGAGTCGCTCAACGCCTCCGTGGCCGCCGGCGTCGTGCTCGCCGAGGTGGCAAGGCGCCGAAGGGTGGCCGGCCGGATCTGA
- a CDS encoding HAD family hydrolase has protein sequence MADIQGVLFDFSGTLCRLEFGSGVLDGLMDDAGAPLEITDQVELMRRLTAPVGISEGLPPELHEAWHRRDLDTEVHHTVYTAALRAAGLPDAAAEVVYRRMCDGENWTPYPDVLPALRAVRDAGLKSAVVSNIGWDIRPVLAQHGIADLVDEIVMSYVEGHVKPEPEIFAAACERLGVEPARALMVGDSEEADGGAAALDCSVAIVDPLPTAERPDALLSALSAYGISQTHSFRG, from the coding sequence GTGGCTGACATCCAAGGTGTCCTGTTCGACTTCTCCGGCACGCTGTGCCGCCTCGAGTTCGGCTCCGGCGTGCTGGACGGCCTGATGGACGACGCGGGCGCGCCGCTGGAGATCACCGACCAGGTGGAGCTGATGCGCCGGCTCACCGCGCCCGTCGGCATCTCCGAGGGCCTGCCGCCGGAGCTGCACGAGGCGTGGCACCGCCGCGACCTCGACACCGAGGTGCACCACACCGTCTACACCGCCGCGCTGCGCGCCGCCGGGCTGCCCGACGCCGCCGCGGAGGTCGTCTACCGGCGGATGTGCGACGGCGAGAACTGGACCCCCTACCCGGACGTGCTGCCGGCGCTGCGGGCCGTGCGCGACGCCGGCCTGAAAAGCGCCGTCGTCAGCAACATCGGCTGGGACATCCGCCCGGTGCTCGCCCAGCACGGCATCGCCGATCTTGTCGACGAGATCGTCATGTCCTATGTGGAGGGACACGTCAAGCCGGAGCCGGAGATCTTCGCCGCTGCGTGCGAGCGGCTCGGCGTCGAGCCGGCGCGGGCGCTGATGGTCGGCGACAGCGAGGAGGCCGACGGGGGCGCCGCGGCGCTGGACTGCTCGGTGGCCATCGTGGACCCGCTGCCCACCGCCGAGCGGCCGGACGCGCTGCTGTCGGCGCTGTCCGCTTACGGCATCTCCCAAACTCACTCTTTCCGGGGATAA